Part of the Paenibacillus aurantius genome, CGCTTGCGGAAATCGCCTCTTCACTGACGACCGTTTCCGCCGAGCGCCGGTGGAACCGCCAGCAGATGGCGGTTGTCCGTGAGCTGGCTACGGTAGTCGACCGAACCGATACGAAGATCCGCGACCTGCTCCAGCTGTACTACCAGGCTCAGCGGGGGCTGGATTTCCTCGGCTTCGCCACGAAGCTTGACGAAACCCGGTTCCAGATCACCGAGGTCATGGGGGAAGCGGGGCTGGGCTTGACCGGCTCCACCTACTCCATGGGGGAGGGTCTGCTCGGCCATGTCGCGTCGACCCGTCAATGGGGACGGTGGTCCAACCTGTCGCGCGACCCCCGCACGCTATTTTTTACCCAGAACAACGTTCACCCGGAGGCCCTGTTCGCCTTCCCCGTGACGAAGGACTACTCCGTGACGGGGATCCTGTTCGGGGGGACCCGGCGGACCGCCGAAATTCCGGAGGAGATTATCGACCTGGCCCAAATGATAACCTCGCTGCTCAGCTCGAGGCAGACGTTCCAGGCGCTGAGGGAAGACCGCAACATGAATTATTTGCGGCTCACCATGCTGATGGAGCTGTGCCGCACGATGACGGTGGTCTCGGATATAAAGCGCGTGCTCTTCATTCTGATCGACATGGGGCTTAATCTGGCCCAAGGAGCGTTCTCCGCCATTATGCTGTGCCGGCCGGAGGGCAAAGCCCAGATGGTCTCGCGGGGCCTCCAGCAGAATCAGGTCGAACCATACATAAAGGATTTAATGAAACGCCACGGAAGCGGCGCTGCGCAAGGATTGTCCCGGCCTCCTGCCGGGATTGGGGAATTCCAGGGCAGCCCGGTGCTGGAATGCCCCTTGATGTACCAGGACGAATTCCTCGGGGTTCTGTGCATAGCGCTGCGCCGCGCTTCCGACTTTGAGGAATATAAGGAATTTATAACAAGCTTGGCCATTGTGGCGAGCGGGGCGATCCACCGCATCAAGGAGACAGAAAGCGACAAGGAGCCGAACACGGTGGAGGTGCTTCACCTGAGCCTGAAGCAGTGGGACCCGGACGGCTACGAGCTGTCCCGCGCCGCCAAGGAAACGGGGATTGCGTTTGCCCGTGAGCAGCAGCTCGCCGAGCGTGAGATCAAGGATGCGGGCGATGCCTGCCTGCTGGCCGGCTACGACGTCAGCCTGCTGCGCGGGCTGTCGCTCCGGCCGTCGCTTCAGCAGACGCTCGAGGAGCTGCAGCTTCTGCGCGGCAAGCGGGCGGGGGAAGCGGACGCGTCCGGCGCAAGCCGCGCCGCCCAGGTGGCCGCGCTTGCGCTCGACAGCGTAAGCGGCCGCAAGGGCGCGCTGGCCCGGACAGGCGAGCGGGTTCACCCCGAGCTGCGCGAGGCGTTCGTCTCCTTCCTCGGACGCCAGGAGATCGTGGATCTGGAGGTGTCCGTGACGCAGTCGGCGGCTGCGCGCGAGGAAACCCGCCACGATCCGATCCAGGCGATCAAGGAACTGACGTCGCTCTCCTCGCGGGAGCAGGAGGTGCTCGGGCTCGTGGCGGTGGGCCGGAGCAACCGGGACATTGCCGAGAAGCTTTTTATAAGCGAGCATACGGTCAAGAACCACATGACGAACATCTTTCACAAGCTTGGCGTGTCGGACCGTTCCCAGCTCATCGCGCTCGTGTACCAAATGGGCTATACCCAGCCCCCGGACTAGTCCTGTTTTCATATCCCGCCGTTTCCTATCCGGTAGGACTTATGTCTTACCGCAGGAACCCCCTTCCTTACCGGGAGGGGGTTTTT contains:
- a CDS encoding helix-turn-helix transcriptional regulator, which codes for MDKFLALLQNLQDTYASQTGMCMVVTDAQGKYQTRPSGRVDWLTWMAEDNGKNSLCDECRKVMGMFQPMRKAVEYEYKPGIKLLVAPVQVDGLGPMYLWAGFFTETRTRRILQEYYAAEENQGLPVRVLQEAVPELNGEQKRLLGEKVGALAEIASSLTTVSAERRWNRQQMAVVRELATVVDRTDTKIRDLLQLYYQAQRGLDFLGFATKLDETRFQITEVMGEAGLGLTGSTYSMGEGLLGHVASTRQWGRWSNLSRDPRTLFFTQNNVHPEALFAFPVTKDYSVTGILFGGTRRTAEIPEEIIDLAQMITSLLSSRQTFQALREDRNMNYLRLTMLMELCRTMTVVSDIKRVLFILIDMGLNLAQGAFSAIMLCRPEGKAQMVSRGLQQNQVEPYIKDLMKRHGSGAAQGLSRPPAGIGEFQGSPVLECPLMYQDEFLGVLCIALRRASDFEEYKEFITSLAIVASGAIHRIKETESDKEPNTVEVLHLSLKQWDPDGYELSRAAKETGIAFAREQQLAEREIKDAGDACLLAGYDVSLLRGLSLRPSLQQTLEELQLLRGKRAGEADASGASRAAQVAALALDSVSGRKGALARTGERVHPELREAFVSFLGRQEIVDLEVSVTQSAAAREETRHDPIQAIKELTSLSSREQEVLGLVAVGRSNRDIAEKLFISEHTVKNHMTNIFHKLGVSDRSQLIALVYQMGYTQPPD